A window of Maioricimonas rarisocia genomic DNA:
TTGTTGGCCGGGTCATTCAGCGGAATACGGACGCGGGCCAGGTGATAGTCGTTCCCGTGCGTGCCGTTACCACTCGGGTTGCGAGCCCCGAGCCAGGAGCCGGCACCACAACGGAACGCCCGTTCGCCAACCAGAAACGTATTCGACGAACCGTCGGTGATGTCCCGCATTTTGATGCGGCTGCCGGTGTACATGATCCCGAACGGCTTGCGGTCGGTCGTGTTCTGCGGCACAGCCAGGTCACCGGCGACGCCACCATGATTGGCGGGATAGTTGAGCGTCGGCGGCCGCCAGTTGTTGGTCGGACCATTGGCCGCCCCGTTGAAGTGCGTCCGCCGCATTCCATTCTGCAGACGGGGCCCCGTCTGATCGCTCGGGCACTGGTAGATCGGAATCGGCGGAAACGCCGTATCCATCGCCGAGTTGCCACCCGCGGCAAATACGGTTTCGATCGTGAGATTGAGGGACCGCGCGTTTACATCAAGGTTGTTGTGCAACGGCGCCTGGTCGATGAACGGCAGAATCAATGCCGCCCAGCCCCAGGACTCCTGGTTGGCGATGACGTTTCGGTCGTTGTTGTACGGCGGACAGGTGCCGGAGGGGAAACACTGATGCACATCCAGATAGTTGTGCAGTGCCAGACCGATGTTGTGCAGATGATCCCGGCACTGCGTGCGGCGGGCCGCTTCGCGGGCCTGCTGAACCGCAGGAAGCAGCAGTGCAATGAGAATGGCGATGATCGCAATCACCACCAGCAGCTCGATCAGCGTAAACCCGCGACAACGCGTCGTTTTGCGATCCATAGTACGTTTCCTCCGCGAAAGACGAGACACAAGGATATGACGTAACGATGTCGCCCAATGCCGGAACCGGCATCACCGACGTCTGAAATGCGTGTGGAAAACGTCATCGGGAACTCTGCGCTGAAGGCAGGGTCCCTATATGCAACGAGCCGGATGCACCTTCGGTGCATCGCGGCCCGGTTGTGTATCGAATTGCAGACGAGAAACTGGTCCGAGAGACGAATGCCTCAGGAGTTGTTACCAGCTGAGCATCCAACGTAACAGAGTTAATTAAGAATTCAAGCGGAATCCCGATCTGGCCGAAGGCAGCCTGTTTTCGCTGCAAAACCCCGCCCGGAAACGTACGACTTCAGCCGCCCGTACTGCCGATTGCGGAAGGAGTACCGCCGACCTGCAGGGTTGCTTCGAACTCCAGGTCTTCGAGCGAAAGCACCTGGAGGGTCCCGTCGCCCGGATTGGTCACCACCGCAAACTTTCCGTTCGGGGCGAAACAGATTCCATGGTGACCGAAGTGACCTTCGACCTTGCTCGCTCCGACGGGAAGCGTCGTTGTCACCCGGGCGTCGGCGAAGTCTCTGTCGCCGTTCGGATCCAGATCGACAATCGTCAGCTTCTCCTGAATGTCTCCCTCTTTGCGATCCTGAAACAGAAACGCGTATCGCTTGCCGCCGCGCGTCCGGACAACCTTCGGAGTCACGAGTGACAGTCCGTCCGCAACGTCGATCGGCACTTTGACGACCTGCTCGGACGGTGCCCGTGCATCTATCAGCCCCAAGGCCAACGAGTCCGCAGAACCAGTGCTGAACAGCACCCAGTTGCGGTGATTCGCGAAGGCCCCGGTGCGGAGCGGCTTCTCCGTCTCTTCATCGGTGCCAAGCGAAATGTGGTGTACTTCCACCGAATCGGCCGACTCCTTCAGATCGAGATCGGCGTCGACCCGGCAGATTCCGTCCGCCGGCGCAAAGTACACGCGGCCCGAATTGACCGTCGCCCCGTGCACAATGCCGCTCGGAAGTGTGAAAGTGTAGGCAGGTGCCTCATTCTGACCAGAGCGCAAATCGACAACATCGACACGGCCGGCATTCGGGCCGCCTCCGTCGATCCACGTGGAGTAACCGACGATGTCGTCGACGGCAGCCAGCGTGATGTGATTGCCACCTCCCTGGAAGAACTGACTTTCGAGAGGCTGACCTTCCTCGCTGCCGATCACAAACCGCGTGAACCCGTCCAACCGGTCGTTCGCCAGCCAGAAAGCATCGCCGTAGACGTACAGATGGGCAGGGTTTCCCTGCTCCTTGTCCAACTGCTTCGCGGAGACCTTTGGGGCCGCGGGATACTTCCAGTGGGAGTGATCGCCGTGCGGGATCTCGACAACCCCGGTCTCGACGGCCACCCAGCCGCTCTGAAACTGTCCGTCCTCTTCGTCACGCACTCCGACCAGCAGCGTGTCGTCGATGATCGCCATCTGGACGAGGTCCTGCTTTGCCACGTCCAGCTTCGGGAACCCCTCGACGACGGCAGGCTCCAGCTGCCAGTCGTCCCCCCGCTTCAGATCGGCCCACTTGAGAGAGTCATCGGACCGGTCCTGCCAGAACAGGCGGGTGACACGTCGCGCCGGTCGCTGCGACGGCGTCTCGACCTGGCTCTCCGGCTGCGGATCCGACGGATCACTCGCATGCGGGTCCGGCTCGGCCACCGGTTCCGGTTTCGCGGCGCACCCGGCAACGAGAAACGTCACCATCAGCAGCAGCGCCGCAGGTCGTCGCACGATTCCGCAGTTTCCGTTCGTGGACGGCACTGCCGCCGGTTGCTCCCCTGAATCAATGTCATTCATCACGAATGCCTCACCTGTCACGGTTTGTCGATCTGTCACTTCACGATCCTTCTGCATGTCCAGCTGCATCGCCGAACGGATCTCCCCGACCATCAATCATCCGGACCGGACCTCGGCCGATCTCGATGCACAACCACTCCACTCCTTCGATCGTCGCGGCACTCCAGTAGAACCGCCGGCCCTTCGGTTCCGCCGCATAGACGACCGGATCGCCCGCCACGAGCGAGTTCTCCGCCACGGACGGGTTCCTGCGGAAGTATTCCGACAGCTGCCGGACGTCCGCTTCGGTCATCTCCGGCACCTTTGTCCAGGTGACGCCGTCCTTCTGAAACGACGCTGCAAACTCCAGCGGGTCGGCCCCGTTCGACAGGGGCTCCGCGTGCTGCGAACATCCCGCTACCGAGACCGCGGCCCCCACCACCAGACAAACGATTCCGCACGCGCGCACCCTCTCCACAGTTCCCTCCAGGCCATTCCGCCAGGCTGTCTCAGAGTTCGCCGATCACGTTGCCGTCGTTGCGGGCGAACAGATTCTGCAGCGTTTCGCGGTCGATGTTCTCGCTGATGAAGCGGACGCTCCCGTCGCACAGGGAAAGCTGTGCTCCACCCACGTGCATGCTTCGCGGCCCCGAAAGAATCTCGCCGTGATGCCCGTGATCCGGGATGTCCGAGTTCGGCGACAGATACCCGTGAACGAGACTGTGATATCCCGTCGAGAGGATCCACGCCCCGGCCCGGCGACCTTCGTATTGTGACGCGGGCATGGCGAGCATCGCGTCCGACGTCGGCACGCAGGGGGGCCCACCGGAAACACGCTTGAGCTGTCGCTGCGGATTGCTGAGAACCGTCGTGTCCGGCCCGCGATCACCGAACAGTGTCTCGGCCATGAACGCGGTATTGCTCGAACCGTCCGTCAGGTCGCGGAACTTCGTTTTCGAGCCGCGCCAGAACAGACCGTCGTTCCCGCTCGAGCAGTAGTTGGTCTGTCGTCCCGATCCACCGTTGACCAGGTAGTTGCTGCCGGCCCAGTTGTCACCATTGTCGTCGGTGTAGATCGGGTTCCCCGATTCGCTCGGACAGGTCAGTACCGACAGCGGGCGGTCGACCAGGTCAGCCAGGACGGGATTGGCTGCGGGTGCCCAGGGAAGCCCGACCTGCAGTGGCTGGCGGAAGTCGAGGACGTTGTAGAGATTTCCCTGGTCGAGATACGGCAGAATCTGGGCCAGTGCCGAGTAGCCGTACAGCGAATCGCCTGCCTGGTTGGGAAAGGCGCTGTGCACGTCGTGGTAATTGTGCAACGCCAGCGCGAGTTGCTTGAGGTTGTTCTTGCACTGCGTTCGGCGGGCGGCTTCCCGCGCCTGCTGCACCGCCGGAAGCAACAGGGCAACCAGGATGGCGATGATGGCGATCACCACCAGCAGTTCGATCAGGGTAAATCCGCGCCGCCGCATTCTGGATGCGTTCATCGTTCACTCTCTCCGCATTGTTGGCCCGACTGGGCAATTCAGCACATCGCGGCGAGAACTGGCCCGCCAACGTGACCCACAACCGGAAACAGCTTAATACACACACGACTCTTGTGCAACCACATTGCACGTGCACCAGGCAAGCCGCTCATGGCGAGTCGCGCGCAGAATCACGTTTCCGTGTCAGCACGGGGGCGAATCGAGCAGTCGCCGGCGGGAGTTGTCGCTCCGATACGACAGAGCGCACAGAATGGGCGCAGCGGAAAGCAGAACAGCCCGTACCCGGGGGTGGGTACAGGCTGCCTGGGAGTCATCGAAACCGGAAGACGATGAGAAACTCGGCCGGGATCAGAAGTCGCTCACCGGCAGACCATCCCGCCGCATCCCCAGTCTCTGGTACGTGCCGAGGTTGTTCAGCCCGGCCGCGCCGCCGACGTCGCCTGGCCAGTTGATCCCGTTGTCGTTCCGCTCGGGGGCACCAGCGTTGTTGAAGTCGATGTTTTCGCTGACGAACCGGACGGAACCATCCGCCATCAGGAAAAACGCACCACCTTCGTGGGCACTGCTGAATCCGTCGGTGCAGCGATCGTTCCCGGTGTTGAGAGGATCATTCAGCGGAATGCGGATTCGCGCCAGGTTGTAGTCGTTGCCGTG
This region includes:
- a CDS encoding DUF1559 domain-containing protein; the encoded protein is MDRKTTRCRGFTLIELLVVIAIIAILIALLLPAVQQAREAARRTQCRDHLHNIGLALHNYLDVHQCFPSGTCPPYNNDRNVIANQESWGWAALILPFIDQAPLHNNLDVNARSLNLTIETVFAAGGNSAMDTAFPPIPIYQCPSDQTGPRLQNGMRRTHFNGAANGPTNNWRPPTLNYPANHGGVAGDLAVPQNTTDRKPFGIMYTGSRIKMRDITDGSSNTFLVGERAFRCGAGSWLGARNPSGNGTHGNDYHLARVRIPLNDPANNGNDRCTDGFSSSHEGGAFFLMGDGAVRFVSENIDFNNAGAPERNGNAINWMGDVGGAAGVNNLGTYQRLGMCRDGLPLGEF
- a CDS encoding YncE family protein, producing the protein MRRPAALLLMVTFLVAGCAAKPEPVAEPDPHASDPSDPQPESQVETPSQRPARRVTRLFWQDRSDDSLKWADLKRGDDWQLEPAVVEGFPKLDVAKQDLVQMAIIDDTLLVGVRDEEDGQFQSGWVAVETGVVEIPHGDHSHWKYPAAPKVSAKQLDKEQGNPAHLYVYGDAFWLANDRLDGFTRFVIGSEEGQPLESQFFQGGGNHITLAAVDDIVGYSTWIDGGGPNAGRVDVVDLRSGQNEAPAYTFTLPSGIVHGATVNSGRVYFAPADGICRVDADLDLKESADSVEVHHISLGTDEETEKPLRTGAFANHRNWVLFSTGSADSLALGLIDARAPSEQVVKVPIDVADGLSLVTPKVVRTRGGKRYAFLFQDRKEGDIQEKLTIVDLDPNGDRDFADARVTTTLPVGASKVEGHFGHHGICFAPNGKFAVVTNPGDGTLQVLSLEDLEFEATLQVGGTPSAIGSTGG
- a CDS encoding DUF1559 domain-containing protein — its product is MNASRMRRRGFTLIELLVVIAIIAILVALLLPAVQQAREAARRTQCKNNLKQLALALHNYHDVHSAFPNQAGDSLYGYSALAQILPYLDQGNLYNVLDFRQPLQVGLPWAPAANPVLADLVDRPLSVLTCPSESGNPIYTDDNGDNWAGSNYLVNGGSGRQTNYCSSGNDGLFWRGSKTKFRDLTDGSSNTAFMAETLFGDRGPDTTVLSNPQRQLKRVSGGPPCVPTSDAMLAMPASQYEGRRAGAWILSTGYHSLVHGYLSPNSDIPDHGHHGEILSGPRSMHVGGAQLSLCDGSVRFISENIDRETLQNLFARNDGNVIGEL